The following proteins are encoded in a genomic region of Periophthalmus magnuspinnatus isolate fPerMag1 chromosome 21, fPerMag1.2.pri, whole genome shotgun sequence:
- the LOC129457280 gene encoding uncharacterized protein LOC129457280 — protein sequence MDCPRSGSETCSSGAAVNLTCSEPLRLVGGASRCAGTVELRHRGEWRRMGPHGFWYLEHTAAVCRDLDCGSAVYGEKRYDFPEGPLWWVSPDCVKKCGADLLNRPVISLSVSDGVSEPRPQGVRVLLGSKFSVKCSVEPQYPGGSFQLLSPTVPLGQNHTLTAVNHSAHFLFSDTGPAHKGNYTCVYHLHVFNHSFSSQSPSLQLSLGAPDSDLIIRVLLILLLKLLYILPMFYYYCKVRARGGARETTS from the exons atggactgtccccgctccggctcagagacctgctcctctggagccgctgtcaacctcacctgctcag agccgctcaggctggtgggaggggccagtcgctgtgctgggactgtggagctgagacacagaggagagtggagacggatGGGGCCCCATGGATTCTGGTACCTGGAgcacacagctgctgtgtgcagagacctggactgtggctctgctgtttatggagaaaagaGATATGATTTTCCAGAAGGTCCATTGTGGTGGGTCTCGcctgactgtgtgaagaa gtgTGGAGCTG acttacTGAATCGTCCGgtcatctctctgtctgtgtctgacgGGGTTTCCGAGCCCCGGCCACAGGGGGTCCGGGTGCTgctggggtcaaagttcagtGTCAAATGCTCTGTGGAGCCACAGTACCCGGGAGGCTCCTTccagctcctctctcccactgtcCCCCTCGGTCAGAACCACACCCTGACCGCTGTCAATCACTCCGCACACTTCCTGTTCTCTGACACTGGCCCCGCCCACAAAGGAAACTACACCTGTGTTTACCACCTGCATGTGTTCAACCACAGCTTCTCCTCTCAGAGCCCCAGCCTCCAGCTCTCTCTGGGAG ctccagactcagacctGATCATCAGAGTCCTGCTCATTCTACTGTTGAAGCTCCTCTACATCCTTCCAatgttctactactactgcaag GTGCGGGCCAGAGGGGGCGCTAGAGAGACGACCTCGTAG